A genome region from Solanum pennellii chromosome 12, SPENNV200 includes the following:
- the LOC107005516 gene encoding peroxisome biogenesis protein 22-like, whose product MADDDFLQLLKRIGAFLTLKISNLSQTLDSRSAGAIAGLAFAIVFIWKIMRSPSGPQRRHPKQQAVTPGSSGVSSHFSENVPTSEVSPPSENSNAQNVIDEFFQPVKPTLGQIVRQRLGEERKVTCRLLGVILEETSPEELQKQATVRSSALEVLLEITKFCDLYLMERVLDDESEKKVLLALEDAGVFTSGGMLKDKVLFCSIENGRTSFVRQLEPDWHIDTNPEIVFQLARFIKYELHITPTKSERTAINVFSSTSLEQFFGAA is encoded by the exons ATGGCTGATGACGATTTCCTTCAGCTCCTCAAGAGAATTGGGGCATTTCTTACTCTCAAGATTTCTAATCTCTCACAAACACtg GATTCAAGATCTGCAGGAGCTATAGCAGGTCTTGCATTTGCAATAGTATTTATCTGGAAAATAATGAGATCACCTAGTGGACCACAGAGGAGGCATCCTAAGCAACAAGCTGTTACACCTGGTAGTTCTGGTGTAAGCAGTCATTTTAGTGAAAATGTACCGACTTCAGAAGTTAGCCCCCCTTCAGAGAATTCAAATGCACAAAATGTCATTGATGAGTTCTTTCAGCCCGTAAAg CCAACTCTTGGGCAAATAGTTAGGCAAAGATTGGGTGAGGAGAGGAAG GTAACATGTCGGTTGCTTGGAGTAATCCTGGAGGAAACGAGCCCAGAGGAACTACAG AAACAAGCTACTGTTCGATCCTCTGCGCTTGAAGTGTTGCTCGAAATCACCAAATTTTGTGATCTTTATCTCATGGAGAGAGTACTTGATGACGAAAGTGAA AAAAAGGTCCTACTGGCTTTAGAAGATGCTGGAGTGTTTACATCTGGTGGCATGCTCAAAGACAAG GTTCTCTTTTGTAGCATTGAGAATGGACGAACATCATTTGTCCGACAACTGGAACCTGATTGGCACATTGATACAAATCCAGAAATTGTTTTCCAATTAGCG AGATTTATCAAATATGAGCTACACATTACGCCTACCAAGTCAGAAAGAACAGCTATAAATGTCTTCAGTTCGACGTCTTTGGAGCAGTTTTTTGGAGCAGCTTAG
- the LOC107006798 gene encoding uncharacterized protein LOC107006798, whose amino-acid sequence MQFFQVNSKTSSWHGIKNLILISCFACTIYFLYPFILVPNSNFLDYSFISSHDQQFGLSSPITLQNVVFGIASSSKSWSKRKEYVKLWWKPNEMRGCVFLEKILPNSTTTTNDSISLPPICISNDISRFPYSNKGGSPSAIRVARVVSETVALYLNHSDDVKWFVFGDDDTIFFQENLVKTLSKYDNGLWYYIGSNSESFIQNKFFSFDMAFGGAGFAISYPLAKILARVFDSCIERYPHLYGSDGRIHACLTELGVTLTHEPGFHQMDFLGNAFGLLAAHPIRPLVSLHHMEKIDPIFPNMTRMKSLEHLYHAANFDPQRILQQTVCYDRRFSWTVLVSWGYVVQVFEHNVQVPDALRVQESYLPWKKNAYSTLYEFNTRKFEVDICKRQLVYFLDEVSLGVDGIKTIYKKKAYENCTFTKNSPRKLDEIRVFSHKLELDKKKLVAPRRHCCDILTSTSDKVMEIGIRECKEDELIYMHN is encoded by the exons atgcaattttttcaAGTAAATAGCAAAACCTCATCATGGCATGGCatcaaaaatcttattttaatatCTTGTTTTGCTTGcacaatttattttctatatccATTCATTCTTGTTCCAAATTccaattttcttgattattccTTTATATCATCACATGATCAACAATTTGGTTTATCATCACCAATTACTCTTCAAAATGTTGTTTTTGGAATTGCATCTAGTTCAAAATCATGGTCAAAGAGAAAAGAATATGTTAAACTTTGGTGGAAGCCAAATGAAATGAGGGGTTGTgtgtttcttgaaaaaattttGCCTAATAGTACAACTACTACAAATGATTCAATTTCTCTTCCTCCAATTTGTATTTCAAATGATATTTCAAGATTCCCATATTCAAATAAAGGTGGGAGTCCATCAGCAATTAGAGTGGCACGTGTCGTGTCAGAGACAGTCGCGCTttatcttaatcattcagatgaTGTGAAGTGGTTTGTTTTTGGAGATGATGACACTATTTTTTTCCAAGAAAATTTGGTGAAGACATTGTCTAAATATGACAATGGGCTTTGGTATTACATTGGGTCAAATTCAGAAAGTTTTATACAAAACAAGTTTTTCTCATTTGATATGGCTTTTGGTGGTGCTGGTTTTGCTATAAGTTATCCATTAGCTAAAATTTTGGCTAGAgtttttgattcatgtatagagagatatccacatctttatGGAAGTGATGGTAGAATTCATGCTTGTTTAACAGAACTTGGTGTTACATTAACACATGAGCCAGGCTTTCATCAG ATGGATTTTCTTGGAAATGCATTTGGATTATTAGCTGCACATCCAATTAGACCTTTGGTATCACTACATCACATGGAGAAAATTGATCCAATTTTCCCTAACATGACAAGAATGAAGTCCCTGGAGCATTTGTACCATGCTGCAAATTTTGATCCACAAAGAATTTTGCAGCAAACAGTATGCTACGATCGACGATTTTCGTGGACAGTGTTAGTGTCATGGGGCTATGTTGTACAAGTTTTTGAGCACAATGTACAAGTGCCTGATGCGCTACGTGTGCAGGAGAGTTACTTGCCATGGAAAAAGAATGCTTATAGTACACtttatgagtttaatacaaggaAATTTGAGGTTGATATATGTAAAAGACAACTTGTTTATTTCTTGGATGAAGTATCTTTGGGAGTTGATGGAATAAAAACTATTTACAAGAAGAAAGCTTATGAGAATTGCACATTTACCAAGAATTCACCAAGGAAATTAGATGAAATTAGAGTATTCTCTCACAAGTTAGAGCTTGACAAAAAGAAG TTGGTAGCACCAAGAAGGCATTGCTGTGATATATTAACTTCTACATCAGATAAAGTGATGGAAATAGGGATAAGAGAATGCAAAGAAGATGAACTTATTTACATGCATAATTAG